In Marinicella rhabdoformis, a genomic segment contains:
- the cyoE gene encoding heme o synthase, whose translation MSTAYKQYLELTKPKVVLLILFTAWVGMLLAVPNWPPMDLMFWGLIGIGFSSAAAAAINHWADQKIDAIMKRTQHRPLPSGELSSTKVLLFALTLTVVGMFVLVYFINILTAVLTFLSLIGYAFIYTFFLKRATPQNIVIGGAAGATPPVLGWSSITGEVTADSLLLFGIIFAWTPPHFWALAIYRKEDYAKAAIPMLPVTHGVEFTQLHIVLYTIILVLVTVFPFLIGMSGLIYLTGAILLGGKFLWMAIQLKKTSSPLLAWQTFKYSIWYLMILFALLLLDHYVPWGDVMPKLFQQPVWS comes from the coding sequence ATGTCAACTGCATATAAACAATATTTAGAATTAACCAAACCCAAAGTCGTGTTATTGATTTTATTTACTGCTTGGGTGGGCATGTTATTGGCTGTTCCCAATTGGCCGCCGATGGATTTGATGTTTTGGGGTTTGATTGGTATCGGCTTTTCTTCCGCTGCCGCTGCCGCTATCAACCACTGGGCAGATCAAAAAATTGATGCCATCATGAAACGCACACAGCACAGGCCATTACCTTCAGGTGAATTAAGCAGCACTAAAGTGTTGTTGTTTGCTTTGACCTTGACCGTTGTTGGCATGTTCGTATTGGTCTATTTCATTAATATTTTGACTGCCGTATTGACCTTTTTATCATTGATTGGATACGCTTTTATTTATACCTTTTTCCTCAAGCGAGCCACACCACAAAACATTGTGATTGGTGGTGCAGCAGGTGCCACACCACCGGTGTTGGGTTGGTCGAGTATTACAGGTGAAGTGACAGCGGATTCTTTGTTGTTATTCGGCATCATTTTTGCATGGACACCACCGCACTTTTGGGCGTTGGCCATTTACCGCAAAGAAGATTATGCCAAGGCGGCCATTCCGATGTTACCGGTAACTCATGGCGTAGAGTTTACACAGTTGCATATTGTTCTTTACACCATCATTTTGGTTTTGGTTACGGTGTTTCCCTTTTTGATTGGCATGTCAGGATTGATTTATTTAACTGGTGCCATATTGTTGGGTGGAAAATTCCTGTGGATGGCAATACAACTCAAAAAAACCAGCAGCCCACTTTTGGCCTGGCAAACATTTAAGTATTCGATTTGGTATTTAATGATTTTATTTGCGCTGTTATTGCTTGATCACTATGTACCTTGGGGTGATGTGATGCCGAAATTATTTCAACAGCCAGTTTGGAGTTAA
- a CDS encoding TatD family hydrolase, translating to MSVSGLIDSHIHLDDERFDIDRGVLIAEADAAGVTQFIVPAVKADRFNKTVSLQSEKIHVALGLHPYWIADHKESDLTMLESMIDIYDPIAVGECGMDFYIKGLSKSKQQQFFDAQIEIAKQRDLPLILHVRGAVDAVFQRLKRHDYFKAVMHSFNGSAAQAAQIVSQGIYVGMGAAGLNPKATKLHQLIKVMPLSHLMLESDAPDQPFFDKAGERNIPKDLVRICQEMASLKGISYEALATASNNNIKKLFKI from the coding sequence ATGTCGGTCAGTGGTTTGATTGACTCACATATCCACTTGGATGATGAGCGTTTTGATATAGATCGAGGGGTCTTAATTGCCGAGGCAGATGCAGCAGGGGTGACTCAATTTATAGTACCTGCCGTTAAAGCGGACCGTTTCAACAAAACGGTGTCATTACAAAGCGAAAAAATACATGTGGCATTGGGGTTACATCCATACTGGATAGCAGATCATAAAGAATCTGATCTGACCATGCTGGAAAGCATGATAGATATTTATGATCCCATAGCTGTGGGTGAGTGCGGCATGGATTTTTACATCAAAGGATTGAGTAAAAGTAAACAACAGCAGTTTTTTGATGCCCAAATTGAAATTGCCAAACAACGAGACCTGCCATTGATACTCCATGTTCGTGGTGCGGTTGATGCGGTGTTCCAACGATTGAAACGCCATGATTATTTTAAAGCGGTGATGCACAGTTTCAATGGTTCAGCGGCCCAAGCGGCACAGATTGTATCACAAGGGATTTATGTTGGTATGGGCGCTGCAGGTCTAAACCCAAAAGCGACCAAACTACACCAATTAATAAAGGTGATGCCTTTATCGCATTTGATGTTGGAATCTGATGCGCCTGATCAACCTTTTTTTGATAAAGCTGGTGAGCGTAACATCCCCAAAGACTTGGTCAGGATTTGTCAGGAAATGGCGAGCCTGAAAGGCATAAGCTATGAAGCCTTGGCAACGGCCAGTAACAACAACATCAAAAAGCTATTCAAGATATGA
- the ctaD gene encoding cytochrome c oxidase subunit I: MSHDSHDHKPKGFVNRWLLTTNHKDIGTLYLIFALAMFIIGGAMAMIIRLELFQPGLQFVEPDFFNQMTTMHALIMVFGAVMPAFVGLANWMIPLMIGAPDMALPRMNNWSFWILPFAFSLLGSTLFMDGGAPAGGWTMYPPLVLQGGHNVAYLVFAVHLMGISSIMGAINVIATIMNMRAPNVGYLNMPLFVWTWLITAFLLIAVMPVLAGAVTMLLTDRYFGTSFFNAAGGGDPVLFQHIFWFFGHPEVYIMILPSFGVVSEIIPTFARKPLFGYVSMVYATAGIAFLSFIVWAHHMFSVGMPLGGELYFMYATMMIAVPTGVKIFNWVATMWKGAMTFETPMLFSLAFVVLFTIGGFSGVMMALAPVDLQYHDTYFIVAHFHYVLVPGAVFAIIAGAYYWLPKWSGHMYSEKLGKIHFWWSTISVNVLFFPQHFLGLAGMPRRIPDYSTQFAEFNMMSSIGGFAFGLAQVFFVYIVIKTVRGGKKAEANAWGDAKGLEWTVPSPAPHHTFEEFGPVDLKKMAHGDVH, encoded by the coding sequence ATGAGTCACGATTCACACGATCATAAGCCAAAAGGGTTCGTTAACCGTTGGTTATTAACCACCAATCACAAAGACATTGGTACTTTGTATTTGATTTTTGCATTGGCGATGTTCATCATCGGTGGTGCCATGGCGATGATTATTCGCTTAGAACTGTTTCAACCAGGCTTACAATTTGTAGAACCTGATTTCTTTAACCAAATGACCACAATGCATGCATTGATTATGGTGTTTGGTGCGGTGATGCCGGCTTTTGTTGGTTTAGCTAACTGGATGATTCCATTGATGATTGGTGCGCCAGATATGGCATTACCACGCATGAATAACTGGTCATTCTGGATTTTACCTTTTGCCTTCAGCTTATTGGGCTCAACTTTATTTATGGATGGCGGTGCGCCAGCCGGTGGTTGGACCATGTATCCACCATTGGTATTGCAAGGCGGGCATAATGTTGCTTACTTGGTATTCGCTGTGCATTTGATGGGTATTTCATCCATCATGGGTGCGATTAACGTGATTGCCACCATCATGAACATGCGGGCACCAAATGTGGGCTACTTGAACATGCCATTGTTTGTATGGACATGGTTAATTACGGCATTCTTGTTGATTGCTGTGATGCCAGTTTTGGCAGGTGCTGTCACCATGTTGTTAACTGACAGATACTTCGGCACCAGCTTCTTTAATGCAGCAGGTGGTGGTGATCCTGTATTGTTCCAGCACATTTTCTGGTTCTTTGGTCACCCTGAAGTTTATATTATGATTTTGCCATCATTTGGTGTGGTTTCAGAAATCATTCCTACCTTTGCTCGTAAACCATTGTTTGGTTACGTCTCTATGGTTTATGCAACAGCAGGTATCGCATTCTTGTCATTCATCGTTTGGGCGCATCACATGTTCTCAGTGGGTATGCCATTAGGTGGTGAGTTGTACTTTATGTATGCAACCATGATGATTGCTGTACCTACGGGTGTAAAAATCTTTAACTGGGTTGCGACCATGTGGAAAGGTGCGATGACTTTTGAGACACCGATGTTGTTCTCATTGGCTTTTGTTGTCTTGTTCACAATCGGTGGTTTCTCGGGTGTGATGATGGCTTTGGCGCCAGTTGATTTGCAATATCATGACACTTACTTCATTGTTGCGCATTTCCATTACGTGTTGGTTCCTGGTGCGGTATTTGCAATTATTGCAGGTGCTTACTACTGGTTACCAAAATGGTCTGGTCACATGTACAGTGAAAAACTGGGTAAGATTCATTTTTGGTGGTCAACCATTTCTGTGAATGTGCTGTTCTTCCCTCAACATTTCTTGGGTCTGGCGGGTATGCCACGTCGTATTCCAGATTATTCAACACAGTTTGCAGAATTTAATATGATGTCAAGTATCGGTGGTTTCGCCTTCGGTTTGGCACAAGTGTTCTTCGTATACATTGTGATCAAAACTGTTCGCGGTGGTAAGAAAGCTGAAGCCAATGCTTGGGGTGATGCGAAAGGTTTAGAATGGACTGTTCCATCTCCTGCGCCACACCACACGTTTGAAGAATTCGGTCCTGTGGACTTGAAAAAAATGGCACACGGTGACGTTCACTGA
- a CDS encoding GntR family transcriptional regulator, with product MKITVDIESTVPMFTQLMMQIKQAVQKGQLKAGDPLPSIRQLANDLEVNSKTVAKAYRLLERDAVVQAKGYRGSFIHPDALANCTFDVNAWANEQATEMVTALRKAGVTDPEIRIAFTNALNKPLGE from the coding sequence ATGAAGATTACAGTAGATATAGAAAGCACCGTTCCGATGTTCACACAGCTGATGATGCAGATTAAACAAGCTGTGCAAAAAGGTCAATTAAAAGCGGGTGACCCATTACCTTCCATACGCCAATTGGCGAATGATTTAGAGGTGAACAGCAAGACGGTGGCGAAAGCTTATCGTTTGCTTGAGCGTGATGCCGTGGTTCAAGCCAAAGGTTATCGTGGTTCATTTATTCACCCCGATGCTTTGGCCAACTGTACTTTTGATGTGAACGCTTGGGCTAATGAACAGGCCACAGAAATGGTAACGGCATTAAGAAAAGCAGGGGTGACCGACCCAGAAATCAGGATTGCATTTACCAATGCACTTAACAAACCTTTAGGAGAATAA
- a CDS encoding SURF1 family protein encodes MAERRFPWLFTALWLAIFLLMLRLGFWQLNRAEEKRELLDHLSESTPLEVTDAASVSKVPRFRTIQVKGEWDSEVAFYLENQFHDGQVGFHVYSVMSFFDGAVFALVNRGWVKQISAAKDPVTARQVWTLLQGDWPRPGVQLGEQTLTDDEKQQVTYLTEDVTKKWLKSRFCGQKNNKDCIILPFIFKLNQLMPDGYERDWKSQMMPPEKHQAYAVQWFTMSLVLFLLYLVFLRKNHAS; translated from the coding sequence ATGGCTGAAAGGCGTTTCCCTTGGTTATTTACTGCATTATGGCTTGCCATCTTTTTGTTGATGTTGCGTTTGGGGTTTTGGCAATTAAATCGGGCTGAAGAGAAACGCGAACTGTTGGACCACTTGTCTGAATCCACACCACTTGAAGTGACTGACGCTGCAAGTGTGTCAAAAGTACCTCGATTTAGAACCATTCAGGTGAAAGGTGAATGGGACAGTGAAGTGGCATTTTATCTTGAAAATCAATTCCATGATGGACAAGTTGGCTTTCATGTATATAGTGTGATGTCATTTTTTGATGGTGCAGTTTTTGCTTTGGTTAATCGTGGCTGGGTTAAACAAATTTCTGCAGCAAAGGATCCAGTGACAGCAAGACAAGTTTGGACATTATTACAAGGTGATTGGCCACGGCCGGGCGTTCAGTTGGGTGAACAAACTTTAACAGATGATGAAAAGCAGCAAGTCACCTATTTAACTGAAGATGTGACCAAGAAATGGTTAAAGTCACGCTTTTGTGGGCAAAAAAACAACAAAGATTGTATAATCCTGCCCTTTATTTTTAAGCTCAATCAACTCATGCCGGACGGTTATGAACGTGATTGGAAAAGCCAGATGATGCCGCCAGAAAAGCACCAAGCTTATGCGGTACAATGGTTTACCATGTCACTGGTGTTGTTTTTGCTTTATTTGGTGTTTTTGAGGAAAAATCATGCAAGCTAA
- a CDS encoding COX15/CtaA family protein, translated as MKYKNLAWLAVGLALCVIVLGAYVRLSDAGLGCPDWPGCYGHLAWPDEAHEIEAANEAFPERAAEPHKAWKEMVHRYLAGILGLLVLGLFIWAFKQRDKQSYVLPLTLCFVILFQAALGMWTVTLKLHPSIVMSHLMGGMLMLSLLTWLACSRTEGITPYRYAGHVKQGMVIIALMLLVLQIALGGWTSANYAALACQGFPACNGEWWPQMDFVQALDIFKKYGPNYEFGVKDGPARMAIQMMHRIGFVVVTLYFSWLIFKLTRNRELMPLGVTLGVLLLTQILLGIINVTMALPLVVATMHNGVAALLLMTTVILLYKTRGSTI; from the coding sequence ATGAAATATAAAAATTTAGCTTGGTTGGCTGTAGGTTTGGCCTTGTGTGTGATTGTATTGGGTGCCTATGTCAGATTATCAGATGCCGGTTTAGGCTGTCCTGATTGGCCCGGTTGTTATGGTCATTTGGCTTGGCCTGATGAGGCACATGAAATTGAAGCCGCAAACGAAGCATTCCCAGAACGCGCCGCTGAACCGCACAAAGCCTGGAAAGAAATGGTGCATCGCTATTTAGCAGGTATATTGGGTTTGTTGGTGTTGGGTTTATTTATTTGGGCCTTCAAACAACGTGACAAACAATCATATGTTTTACCACTGACTTTGTGTTTTGTCATTTTATTTCAAGCTGCATTAGGTATGTGGACCGTCACTCTGAAGTTACATCCTAGCATAGTGATGAGCCATTTGATGGGAGGCATGCTGATGCTTTCATTGCTGACCTGGCTGGCATGTTCTAGAACTGAAGGTATCACGCCATATCGATATGCGGGACATGTCAAACAAGGAATGGTGATCATTGCATTGATGTTATTGGTTTTACAAATTGCTTTGGGTGGTTGGACCAGTGCCAACTATGCGGCTTTGGCTTGCCAGGGATTTCCAGCTTGTAATGGAGAATGGTGGCCTCAAATGGATTTTGTTCAAGCATTGGATATTTTCAAAAAGTATGGCCCAAACTATGAATTCGGCGTCAAAGATGGCCCCGCTCGAATGGCCATTCAAATGATGCACAGAATAGGGTTTGTGGTCGTAACTTTGTATTTTTCTTGGTTGATTTTCAAATTAACTAGGAACCGTGAACTGATGCCTTTGGGGGTAACTCTGGGTGTTTTGTTATTGACTCAAATTTTATTGGGTATCATTAATGTGACCATGGCGTTACCTTTGGTTGTAGCTACCATGCACAATGGTGTGGCCGCTTTGTTGTTGATGACCACTGTTATCTTGCTGTATAAAACCAGGGGTTCAACGATCTGA
- a CDS encoding cytochrome c oxidase assembly protein, with product MDAKTQKTLKKCLIVVLFMGGFGYALVPLYDVFCDITGLNGKTGVATEQTLSRQIIDENHRVTVQFDGTVNSALPWSFKPVKFSMEVIPGKMYTAEYVAENLATFDVTGQAVPSVAPNEASIYFDKTECFCFTQQLLKPGESKNMPVTFIVRSDIPKDIDVLTLSYTFFNRNSMTAKQKAEGSDAHEKI from the coding sequence ATGGATGCCAAAACACAAAAAACCTTGAAGAAGTGCTTGATAGTCGTCTTGTTCATGGGCGGTTTTGGGTATGCTTTGGTTCCTTTGTATGATGTGTTTTGTGACATCACAGGATTGAATGGGAAGACAGGTGTGGCGACAGAGCAAACTTTGTCACGTCAAATTATTGATGAAAATCACCGGGTCACTGTTCAATTTGATGGTACTGTGAACAGTGCATTACCCTGGTCATTCAAACCCGTTAAATTTTCCATGGAAGTGATTCCTGGTAAAATGTACACCGCCGAATATGTTGCTGAGAATTTAGCGACTTTTGATGTGACAGGGCAAGCTGTTCCCAGTGTGGCCCCTAATGAAGCATCGATTTATTTTGATAAAACCGAATGTTTTTGTTTCACCCAACAGTTGTTAAAGCCGGGTGAGTCAAAAAACATGCCGGTGACATTTATTGTTCGATCGGACATTCCGAAAGACATTGATGTATTGACTTTGTCATACACATTTTTTAACCGAAACAGCATGACCGCCAAGCAAAAAGCTGAAGGCAGTGATGCTCATGAAAAGATTTAA
- a CDS encoding cytochrome c oxidase subunit 3 codes for MSEVKADQYFVPHKAKWPIVGSVGLTTTVVGAAHLLNSETAMTPWLMYAGLLIMIVMMFGWFGEVIKESEAGLYNTDVDTSFRMGMIWFIFSEIMFFACFFGALFYARSLSVPWLGGEGTGLSTNNELWNGYEGVWPTNGPADLGGKFEILDPFHLPLINTMLLLTSSITVTIAHHAIRINNRTQTVIWLAATVLLGAIFMYFQIAEYIEAYHLNLTLESGIYGSTFFLLTGFHGMHVTLGAIMLAIITVRVAKGHFKPENHFGFEAVAWYWHFVDVVWLGLFIFVYIL; via the coding sequence ATGTCTGAAGTAAAAGCAGATCAATATTTTGTTCCACACAAAGCCAAATGGCCCATCGTGGGCTCAGTGGGTTTAACAACTACTGTTGTTGGCGCAGCACACTTGCTGAATTCAGAAACAGCCATGACTCCTTGGTTGATGTATGCAGGATTGCTCATCATGATCGTTATGATGTTTGGTTGGTTCGGTGAAGTCATAAAGGAAAGTGAAGCTGGCTTATATAACACCGACGTAGACACATCATTCAGAATGGGTATGATTTGGTTCATTTTTTCTGAAATTATGTTTTTTGCTTGTTTCTTTGGTGCATTGTTCTATGCCAGAAGTTTGTCAGTGCCTTGGTTGGGCGGTGAAGGCACTGGATTAAGTACCAACAATGAGTTGTGGAACGGTTATGAAGGTGTGTGGCCTACCAATGGTCCGGCTGATTTAGGCGGCAAATTTGAAATTTTAGATCCATTTCACCTGCCTTTGATCAATACCATGTTGTTATTGACCAGTTCTATTACTGTTACCATTGCTCACCATGCGATTCGAATTAACAACCGCACGCAAACAGTTATTTGGTTGGCGGCTACAGTCTTATTGGGTGCGATATTCATGTACTTCCAAATTGCTGAGTACATTGAAGCTTACCATTTGAATTTGACACTTGAATCAGGTATTTATGGTTCTACATTCTTTTTATTGACGGGATTTCACGGCATGCATGTGACCTTAGGTGCCATTATGTTGGCGATCATCACTGTTCGAGTTGCTAAAGGACATTTCAAACCAGAGAATCATTTTGGTTTTGAGGCGGTTGCTTGGTACTGGCATTTTGTTGATGTGGTTTGGTTGGGCTTGTTTATCTTCGTTTATATTTTGTAA
- a CDS encoding serine hydrolase domain-containing protein — protein sequence MKIKSGIQAVMLLVSMMFSLMLPTLAVAKETVYSEQLNKLIEVMEAKRQEFHIPGMALAVVKDDQVILTQGFGQMDMANNKAVTSETLFAIGSSSKAFTATLFGMLVDDEQVNWDDLVTDYLPDYEFKVEGEVLPITFRDMLSHRTGYTRNDLLWANGQASRDLILKTATRAEPVDEFRKKFYYNNVMFLAAGEASAKISKQSWDDLLMSRLLKPLGMKGATSNHATAITDKNISKGYQWNEETESHDVMPTRNLNNIAPAGGIYSNVNDMAQWLRFQLNKGKVGSEQLLSEKQLLETHEEQIKMSQMAGYGMGWMLQEWQGKKVVEHGGNIDGFGAQVSLIPEENLGYVLLTNVTATPLQQGSIGIVFEHLLGGQQSTADPSTKVDYQKYVGEYHANFGPFKDAIFTFSVKDDGKPAVDVPGQMLYELKDPDERGKWFFALTNAISVSFDLDNDGGVAAMRMQQNGMNFELPRKGVEIKPEIETALLRPFLGGYDSEKLNGVINAKIQNHRLTMDVPNQMAFELHLPDEAGFREFRIKSDTSVKFVIDEAGTVTAFELWKNKTELVETVPKIKGEVTEVLPTVEDIMALRKSKKRLKALKKKSGVSMSGSILVKSSGITGKITSQFDTKGNFKQAIDFGIFGDINVVINDDKGSTYGINPYTEFKGKYLKQAQRENPAVWFDLAGNYEEIKVVGTSELTVGDGESRKVYQLSLKVEDLPTTVAYIDSETGDVLKAKTKVMMPSMGSVSVETTYEDYREKKGLRLPYKVNINNPMMGETVITLDQVKLKQKFNKNTFSVSQPDH from the coding sequence ATGAAAATTAAGTCAGGCATTCAAGCCGTTATGTTGTTAGTGTCAATGATGTTCTCATTGATGCTGCCTACCTTGGCGGTTGCGAAAGAAACGGTTTATTCTGAACAATTAAATAAACTGATTGAAGTCATGGAGGCGAAACGCCAAGAGTTTCACATCCCAGGCATGGCTTTGGCCGTGGTGAAGGATGATCAAGTTATTTTAACTCAAGGCTTCGGCCAAATGGACATGGCTAATAACAAAGCGGTGACGTCAGAAACCTTATTTGCCATCGGTTCAAGCAGTAAGGCTTTCACGGCGACGTTGTTTGGCATGTTGGTAGATGATGAGCAAGTGAATTGGGATGATTTGGTCACAGATTATTTACCAGATTATGAGTTCAAAGTGGAGGGTGAAGTGCTGCCCATCACTTTCAGGGACATGTTGTCACACCGCACAGGTTATACGCGCAATGATTTGTTGTGGGCCAATGGCCAAGCGAGTCGGGATTTGATCTTAAAAACGGCGACTCGAGCAGAGCCTGTTGATGAATTCAGAAAAAAATTCTATTACAACAATGTGATGTTTTTGGCAGCAGGCGAGGCTTCGGCAAAAATATCAAAGCAGTCGTGGGACGATTTGTTGATGAGCAGGTTGTTGAAACCTTTGGGCATGAAAGGCGCTACATCAAATCACGCCACGGCGATTACAGATAAAAATATTTCAAAAGGCTACCAATGGAATGAAGAAACTGAATCACACGATGTGATGCCAACGCGCAATTTAAACAATATAGCACCAGCCGGTGGCATCTATTCCAATGTCAATGACATGGCTCAGTGGCTGCGCTTTCAGTTGAACAAAGGCAAGGTGGGATCGGAACAATTGTTATCTGAAAAACAGCTGCTAGAAACCCACGAGGAACAAATAAAAATGAGCCAAATGGCCGGTTACGGTATGGGCTGGATGTTGCAAGAATGGCAAGGCAAGAAAGTCGTGGAACATGGCGGTAACATCGATGGTTTTGGTGCCCAAGTGAGTTTGATACCAGAAGAAAATCTAGGCTATGTGTTGTTGACCAATGTTACAGCGACGCCTTTACAGCAAGGTTCGATTGGTATTGTTTTTGAGCACCTGTTAGGTGGTCAGCAGTCCACAGCAGACCCATCAACAAAGGTTGATTATCAAAAATACGTGGGTGAATACCATGCCAACTTTGGCCCATTCAAAGATGCCATATTCACTTTTTCAGTGAAAGACGACGGTAAGCCGGCTGTGGATGTGCCTGGACAAATGTTGTATGAATTGAAAGACCCTGATGAAAGAGGAAAATGGTTCTTTGCATTGACCAATGCCATATCTGTGTCGTTTGATTTAGACAACGACGGCGGAGTTGCTGCCATGCGCATGCAACAAAATGGCATGAATTTTGAGTTGCCACGCAAAGGCGTTGAAATCAAACCGGAAATAGAAACAGCTTTATTGAGACCGTTTTTGGGAGGTTATGATTCTGAGAAATTGAACGGCGTCATCAATGCCAAGATTCAAAACCACAGACTGACCATGGATGTCCCCAATCAGATGGCTTTTGAACTTCATTTACCAGACGAAGCGGGGTTTCGTGAATTCAGAATCAAATCAGACACCAGTGTCAAATTCGTCATAGATGAGGCGGGAACAGTCACTGCTTTTGAGCTTTGGAAGAATAAAACTGAATTGGTTGAGACCGTGCCGAAAATAAAGGGTGAAGTAACAGAAGTATTACCAACGGTTGAAGACATCATGGCACTGAGAAAATCTAAAAAGCGACTGAAAGCATTGAAGAAAAAAAGTGGCGTTTCAATGAGTGGCAGCATTCTGGTTAAGAGCTCAGGTATCACTGGAAAAATCACTTCTCAATTTGATACCAAAGGTAATTTTAAGCAAGCGATTGATTTTGGTATTTTCGGTGACATCAATGTGGTGATTAATGATGACAAAGGCAGCACCTATGGCATCAACCCATATACTGAATTTAAGGGCAAGTATTTGAAACAGGCGCAAAGAGAAAACCCTGCGGTTTGGTTTGACTTAGCGGGTAACTATGAGGAAATCAAAGTGGTAGGTACGTCGGAATTGACTGTGGGTGATGGTGAAAGTAGAAAAGTGTATCAACTTTCACTCAAAGTTGAGGATTTACCAACCACTGTGGCGTATATAGACAGCGAAACGGGTGACGTGCTCAAGGCGAAAACGAAAGTCATGATGCCGTCTATGGGCAGCGTGTCAGTAGAAACGACCTATGAAGACTACCGCGAAAAGAAAGGCTTGAGGTTGCCATATAAAGTCAACATCAATAACCCGATGATGGGTGAAACAGTCATCACTTTAGACCAAGTAAAACTAAAGCAAAAGTTTAATAAAAATACTTTCAGTGTGAGTCAGCCTGATCACTAA
- a CDS encoding twin transmembrane helix small protein produces the protein MKYIIIIAFLFILFSLGQALFYMVKGKGKSQNTVRFLTVRIVASVLLFMLLLLAMKMGWVVPHGTKMVPG, from the coding sequence ATGAAATACATAATTATAATTGCTTTCCTTTTCATTTTGTTCAGTCTGGGACAAGCCTTGTTTTATATGGTGAAAGGTAAGGGTAAAAGCCAAAATACTGTACGATTTTTGACCGTTCGAATTGTCGCATCTGTTCTGTTATTTATGCTGCTTCTGTTGGCCATGAAAATGGGATGGGTGGTACCTCATGGTACCAAAATGGTTCCGGGCTGA
- a CDS encoding tRNA threonylcarbamoyladenosine dehydratase, whose protein sequence is MKERFGGIVRLYGIAGFEKLQKSHVAIVGVGGVGCWAAEMLARSGVGKLTLIDADELCVTNINRQIHALDSTVSKSKVLTMAERIKDINPDCEVIVHESFFMESTADELLAADYDVVLDAIDSVKHKILLFMQCRFKKINLIMAGGAGGKTDPSRIQVADLAKTIRDPLLRRVRKELRKNPTLKVRKKLKVKAIFSNQEIMSPIFDESQQNQKDNRKLDCNTGYGTSPIIISHFGIRAADVVISELLK, encoded by the coding sequence ATGAAAGAGCGTTTTGGTGGCATAGTACGCTTATATGGCATTGCGGGCTTTGAAAAACTTCAAAAATCGCATGTGGCGATAGTTGGTGTGGGTGGTGTGGGTTGTTGGGCGGCTGAAATGTTGGCACGCTCAGGGGTTGGGAAACTGACATTGATAGATGCAGATGAATTGTGTGTAACGAACATCAACAGACAAATTCATGCTTTAGACTCTACGGTGAGCAAATCTAAAGTCTTGACCATGGCCGAACGCATCAAAGACATCAACCCAGACTGCGAAGTCATTGTGCATGAATCTTTTTTTATGGAAAGCACGGCTGATGAATTGTTGGCTGCTGATTATGACGTGGTTCTCGATGCCATAGACTCAGTCAAACATAAAATTCTACTGTTCATGCAATGTCGATTCAAAAAAATCAACTTGATAATGGCAGGTGGTGCAGGTGGAAAAACCGACCCCAGTCGCATACAAGTGGCCGATTTGGCGAAAACCATCAGAGACCCTTTGCTTCGAAGGGTGCGAAAAGAACTGCGCAAGAACCCAACATTAAAAGTCAGAAAAAAACTGAAAGTCAAAGCGATTTTTTCAAACCAAGAAATCATGTCACCGATATTTGATGAGTCGCAACAAAATCAAAAAGACAACCGAAAACTAGATTGCAACACCGGCTACGGCACCAGCCCCATCATCATCAGCCACTTTGGTATCCGGGCTGCTGATGTGGTGATTTCTGAACTTTTGAAATAA